The proteins below come from a single Etheostoma spectabile isolate EspeVRDwgs_2016 chromosome 4, UIUC_Espe_1.0, whole genome shotgun sequence genomic window:
- the slc2a10 gene encoding solute carrier family 2, facilitated glucose transporter member 10: protein MGSSILLLAGVVSTLGGLVFGYELGIISGALLQLKAEFRLSCVQQEALVSSLLMGALLASIVGGSLIDHRGRRNSILLSNVLILIGSLVLLIDSFSALVVGRMTLGFAMCISSMSCCIFVSEMVTPDRRGILVTLYEAGITVGILAAYAMNYILSDSKRGWKWMFGLAVVPTLIQLVAIWFLPSSTKESLSQKYCFQTEREQISTIGNQEAGDSEVSSSMENRKVQFNSMYLIQPKDNMRTRTIIGLGLVLFQQFTGQPNTLLYASTIFHSVGFQSNASAMLASVGLGLVKVISTLISMVFSDKVGRRPLLISGCSVMALCLLTIGLLSGHSLMNAKRPCNSEDFNVNTTDAPHLNFGNRSVFDMPESQRLLDTSTQDQDIVLDQVRPKPPDTPLASPPGAHGTVVNWIILVCLMAVVSAYAVGFGPMTWLLLSEIFPPAVRGRAFAFTSCFNWAANLLVTFTFLNCIDAIGLSGTFLLYGMAAVAAAVFFFFMLPETKGKTLEQIDKELRSNKFYHSEECCCIISWRNTSPQYQRVHCQVSPSG from the exons ATGG GTAGTTCCATCCTCCTGTTGGCCGGTGTGGTGTCCACTCTGGGCGGCCTTGTCTTTGGTTATGAGTTGGGCATCATCTCAGGTGCTTTGCTGCAGCTCAAAGCAGAGTTTAGACTCTCATGTGTCCAGCAGGAGGCTCTGGTCAGCTCTTTGTTGATGGGAGCTCTGCTGGCCTCCATCGTGGGCGGCAGCTTGATCGACCATCGGGGCCGCAGGAACTCCATACTCCTCAGCAATGTCTTGATCctgattggcagcctggtccTGCTCATCGACTCCTTCTCTGCACTGGTGGTGGGCAGGATGACACTGGGGTTTGCCATGTGTATATCCTCCATGTCGTGCTGCATCTTTGTGTCTGAGATGGTTACCCCGGACCGAAGGGGCATTCTGGTAACACTGTATGAAGCTGGAATCACTGTGGGCATCCTGGCAGCTTATGCTATGAACTACATCCTGTCTGACTCCAAAAGAGGGTGGAAGTGGATGTTTGGATTAGCCGTAGTGCCGACTTTGATTCAGCTGGTCGCTATCTGGTTTCTTCCATCCAGCACGAAGGAATCTTTAAGCCAAAAATATTGCTTTCAGACTGAAAGAGAGCAAATAAGTACCATTGGAAACCAAGAAGCCGGTGACTCAGAAGTCAGCTCCAGCATGGAAAACAGGAAGGTTCAGTTTAACAGCATGTACCTTATCCAGcctaaagacaacatgaggactcGGACCATCATTGGCCTTGGGCTGGTGCTCTTTCAGCAGTTCACAGGCCAGCCCAACACTCTCCTCTACGCCTCCACTATATTCCACTCGGTGGGGTTTCAGAGCAATGCCTCAGCAATGCTGGCGTCTGTTGGCTTGGGGTTAGTCAAAGTGATCTCTACTCTGATCTCCATGGTGTTTTCAGACAAGGTGGGCAGGAGGCCTCTGCTCATCAGTGGGTGCTCTGTGATGGCGCTGTGTCTGCTAACCATTGGACTCCTCAGTGGGCATTCATTGATGAATGCTAAGAGGCCTTGTAATTCTGAGGACTTTAACGTTAACACAACAGATGCACCTCATTTAAATTTTGGTAATCGCTCAGTTTTTGACATGCCTGAGAGCCAAAGACTCCTTGATACCAGCACACAGGATCAAGATATAGTACTAGATCAAGTTAGACCGAAACCACCGGACACTCCTCTGGCATCTCCTCCTGGCGCCCATGGCACAGTTGTGAACTGGATCATTCTTGTGTGTCTGATGGCTGTCGTCAGTGCTTACGCCGTTGGATTTGGACCAA TGACCTGGCTTCTCCTGAGTGAAATATTTCCACCCGCTGTGAGAGGAAGGGCATTTGCGTTCACCAGCTGCTTCAACTGGGCTGCCAACTTGTTGGTCACGTTCACATTCTTGAATTGTATCG atGCGATAGGTCTGTCTGGGACGTTTCTTTTGTATGGAATGGCTGCTGTGGCAGCTgcggtcttcttcttcttcatgctACCAGAAACCAAAGGGAAAACTCTGGAGCAGATAGACAAGGAGCTGCGTTCAAACAA GTTTTATCATAGTGAGGAGTGCTGTTGCATCATCAGCTGGAGAAACACTTCCCCACAGTACCAAAGAGTGCACTGTCAAGTTAGCCCCTCAGGGTGA